The following coding sequences lie in one Desmodus rotundus isolate HL8 chromosome 1, HLdesRot8A.1, whole genome shotgun sequence genomic window:
- the LOC139440232 gene encoding olfactory receptor 1J4-like, with translation MRPENQSSVSKFLLLGLPIRPGQQGVFFTLFLGMYLTTVMGNLLIILLIRMDARLHTPMYFFLSHLAFSDISLSSVTVPKMLMNMQTQQQSIPYVGCISQLYFFLVFGGLDNFLLAVMAYDRYVAICHPLHYTTIMREGLCVLLVAASWIISCSGALLHTLLLVRLYFCANNTITHFFCDLTVLLKLSCSDTSLNELVIFTQGGMLLFLPFAIVLGSYMRIGAIILRAPSTKRLLKAFSTCGSHLLVVSLYYGTLVGVYFLSSSWDSKDIIASVMYTVVTPMLNPFIYSLRNRDIKQALESLSTGLKKFICQQGHVCYLDCLYSFIPK, from the coding sequence AtgaggcctgagaaccagagcaGCGTGTCCAAGTtcctcctcctggggctgcccatcaggccagggcagcagggcgTGTTCTTCACCCTGTTCCTGGGCATGTACCTGACCACGGTGATGGgcaacctgctcatcatcctgctCATCAGGATGGATGCTCGTCTGCAcacgcccatgtacttcttcctcagccACTTGGccttctctgacatttctctgtcATCTGTCACTGTCCCTAAGATGCTCATGAACATGCAGACTCAGCAACAATCCATCCCCTATGTGGGATGCAtttctcagttgtattttttcctagtttttggTGGTCTTGACAATTTCCTTCTGGCTGTGATGGCATATGACAGGTACGTGGCCATCTGTCACCCTCTACACTACACGACCATCatgagggaggggctgtgtgtgCTGCTGGTGGCTGCCTCCTGGATCATCTCCTGTAGCGGTGCCCTATTGCACACACTCCTCTTGGTCCGACTATACTTCTGTGCCAACAATACCATCACCCACTTCTTCTGTGACCTCACTGTGCTCCTGAAGCTCAGCTGCTCAGACACCTCCCTCAATGAGCTGGTCATCTTCACGCAGGGAGGAATGCTTTTATTCTTGCCTTTTGCCATTGTTTTGGGCTCATATATGCGTATAGGGGCCATCATCCTGAGGGCTCCCTCCACTAAGAGACTCTTGAAAGCCTTTTCTACCTGTGGCTCCCATCTCCTTGTGGTGTCTTTATACTACGGGACACTTGTAGGTGTTTACTTTTTGTCCTCATCATGGGATTCCAAAGACATCATTGCTTCAGTCATGTACACGGTAGTTacccccatgctgaaccccttcatctacagcctgaggaacagaGATATAAAGCAGGCCTTAGAAAGTTTGTCAACAGGGTTAAAGAAGTTCATATGTCAACAAGGTCACGTTTGCTACTTGGATTGTTTATACTCCTTTATTCCTAAATAA
- the LOC112306286 gene encoding LOW QUALITY PROTEIN: olfactory receptor 1J4 (The sequence of the model RefSeq protein was modified relative to this genomic sequence to represent the inferred CDS: inserted 1 base in 1 codon; substituted 1 base at 1 genomic stop codon) has product MEKHLVNIEDISDVSLSSVTVPKMLITMQTHHFFISYSGFISQLCFYXIFGCIDNFLLAVMAYDRYVAICHPLYYTSIKREGVCVLLVVGSWIFSCGSALLPTLLLVRVSFCPDNIIPRFLCSLSFPLNLLCSNTSVNEVVIFTEGVMAVTFPLSGILVCYGHIGASILRVPLPKGLQSQSTCGSHLSVVSLFYGTIMVLXFSSSSSNSTDKDMIVPLMYTVVTPMLNPVIYSLRNRDMKMALRLLFRKSIFFAR; this is encoded by the exons ATGGAGAAACATCTGG TAAACATTGAGGATATCTCTGATGTCTCTTTGTCATCTGTCACTGTCCCTAAGATGCTGATAACCATGCAGACACAtcacttcttcatttcctattcaGGGTTTATttctcagttgtgttttt ttatttttggttgcaTTGATAATTTTCTTCTGGCAGTGATGGCATATGACAGGTACGTGGCCATCTGTCATCCTCTATACTACACCAGCATCaagagggagggggtgtgtgtgctGCTGGTGGTTGGTTCCTGGATTTTCTCCTGTGGCAGTGCCCTGTTACCCACCCTCCTCCTGGTCCGGGTGTCCTTCTGTCCTGACAACATCATTCCCCGCTTTTTGTGTAGCCTCTCCTTTCCACTCAACCTGCTCTGTTCAAACACCTCTGTCAATGAGGTGGTCATATTCACTGAAGGGGTTATGGCTGTCACTTTTCCATTGAGTGGCATCCTGGTTTGTTATGGCCACATTGGAGCCTCTATCCTGAGGGTCCCCTTACCAAAGGGATTGCAAAGCCAGTCCACCTGTGGCTCCCACCTGTCTGTGGTGTCTCTCTTCTATGGGACAATTATGGTTCTGTAATTTTCCTCCTCATCAAGCAACTCCACTGATAAGGACATGATTGTCCCTCTGATGTACACTGTAGTCACCCCCATGTTAAATCCCGTCATCTACAGcctgagaaacagagacatgaaAATGGCTCTGAGACTTCTTTTCAGAAAAAGTATCTTTTTTGCCAGGTGA
- the LOC139440703 gene encoding olfactory receptor 1J4-like, with translation MRPENQSSVSKFLLLGLPIRPGQQGVFFTLFLGMYLTTVLGNLLIILLIRMDSHLHTPMYFFLSHLAFSDISLSSVTVPKMLMNMQTQQQSISYVGCISQLYFFILFGSLDNFLLAVMAYDRYVAICHPLHYTTIMREGLCVLLVAASWIIACDHALLHTLLLVRLSFCANNTVTHFFCDLTVLLKLSCSDTSLNELVIFVEGGMLYSLPLVIVLGSYIHIGTIILRAPSTKRLLKTFSTCGSHLLVVSLYYGTLAGIYFLSSSWDSKDIIASVMYTVVTPMLNPFIYNLRNTDIKQALEMFVNRVNLFKWKSLNPLLQSRAQ, from the coding sequence AtgaggcctgagaaccagagcaGCGTGTCCAAGTtcctcctcctggggctgcccatcaggccagggcagcagggtgTGTTCTTCACCCTGTTCCTGGGCATGTACCTGACCACGGTGCTGGgcaacctgctcatcatcctgctCATCAGGATGGACTCTCACCTgcacacccccatgtacttcttcctcagccACTTGGccttctctgacatttctctgtcATCTGTCACTGTCCCTAAGATGCTCATGAACATGCAGACTCAGCAACAATCCATCTCCTATGTGGGATGCATTTctcaattgtattttttcatactttttggTAGTCTTGACAATTTCCTTCTGGCTGTGATGGCATATGACAGGTATGTGGCCATCTGTCACCCTCTACACTACACCACCATCATGAGGGAGGGCCTGTGTGTGCTGCTGGTGGCTGCCTCCTGGATTATTGCTTGTGACCATGCACTGCTGCATACGCTCCTCTTGGTCCGACTGTCCTTCTGTGCCAACAATACTGTCACCCACTTCTTCTGTGACCTCACTGTGCTCCTGAAGCTCAGCTGTTCAGACACCTCCCTCAATGAGCTGGTCATCTTTGTGGAGGGAGGAATGCTTTATTCCCTGCCTTTGGTTATTGTTTTGGGTTCATATATTCATATAGGGACCATCATCCTGAGGGCTCCCTCCACTAAGAGACTCTTGAAAACCTTTTCTACCTGTGGCTCCCATCTCCTTGTGGTGTCTTTATACTACGGGACACTTGCTGGTATTTACTTTTTGTCCTCATCATGGGATTCCAAAGACATCATTGCTTCGGTTATGTACACGGTAGTTACCCCCATGTTGAACCCGTTCATATACAACCTGAGGAACACAGATATAAAGCAGGCCTTAGAAATGTTTGTCAACAGGGTTAACTTATTTAAGTGGAAATCACTAAATCCGTTATTACAGTCAAGAGCACAGTGA
- the LOC123479907 gene encoding olfactory receptor 1J4: MSSMRPENQSSVSKFLLLGLPIRPGQQGMFFTLFLGMYLTTLLGNLLIILLIRLDARLHTPMYFFLSHLAFSDISLSSVTVPKMLMEMHTWQHSISFVGCISQLYFFILFAGLDNFLLAVMAYDRYVAICHPLHYTTIMREGLCVLLVAASWIISCGSALLHISLLVRLSFCANNVVTHFFCDLTVLLKLSCSDTSLNELVIFLEGRMLLFLPLAIILGSYMRIGTIILRAPSIKRLLKAFSTCGSHLFVVSLYYGTLASVYFLSSSWDSKDIIASVMYTVVTPMLNPFIYSLRNTDIKQALEMFVNRVNLFKWKSLNPLIADKSTVRYMS, translated from the coding sequence ATGAGCAGCAtgaggcctgagaaccagagcaGCGTGTCCAAGTtcctcctcctggggctgcccatcaggccagggcagcagggcatGTTCTTCACCTTGTTCCTGGGCATGTACCTGACCACGCTGCTGGgcaacctgctcatcatcctgctCATCAGACTGGATGCTCGTCTGCAcacgcccatgtacttcttcctcagccACTTGGccttctctgacatttctctgtcATCTGTCACTGTCCCTAAGATGCTCATGGAGATGCACACATGGCAACATTCCATTTCCTTTGTGGGTTGCATTTCTCAGCtgtattttttcatactttttgcTGGTCTTGACAATTTCCTTCTGGCTGTGATGGCATATGACAGGTACGTGGCCATCTGTCACCCTCTACACTACACGACCATCATGAGGGAAGGGTTGTGTGTGCTGCTGGTGGCTGCCTCCTGGATCATCTCCTGTGGCAGTGCCCTGTTGCACATCAGCCTCTTGGTCCGACTGTCCTTCTGTGCTAACAATGTTGTCACCCACTTTTTCTGTGACCTCACTGTGCTCCTGAAGCTCAGCTGCTCAGACACCTCCCTCAATGAGCTGGTCATCTTCCTGGAGGGAAGGATGCTTTTATTCTTGCCTTTGGCTATTATTTTGGGCTCATATATGCGTATAGGGACCATCATCCTGAGGGCTCCCTCCATTAAGAGACTCTTGAAAGCCTTTTCTACCTGTGGCTCCCATctctttgtggtgtctttataCTATGGGACACTTGCTAGTGTTTACTTTTTGTCCTCATCATGGGATTCCAAAGACATCATTGCTTCGGTCATGTACACGGTAGTTacccccatgctgaaccccttcatctacagcctgaggaacacAGATATAAAGCAGGCCTTAGAAATGTTTGTCAACAGGGTTAACTTATTTAAGTGGAAATCACTAAATCCGCTTATTGCAGACAAGAGTACAGTGAGATACATGTCCTAA
- the LOC139440764 gene encoding olfactory receptor 1J4-like, translated as MRRDNQSSVSEFLLLGLPIRPGQQGVFFTLFLGMYLTTVLGNLLIILLIRMDARLHTPMYFFLSHLAFSDISLSSVTVPKMLMNMQTQQQSIPYVGCISQLYFFILFGSLDNFLLAVMAYDRYVAICHPLHYTTIMREGLCVLLVAASWIISCSVALLHTLLLVQLSFCADSVVTHFFCDLIVLLKLSCSDTSLNELVIFAEEGMLSFLPLAIILGSYICIGTIILRVPSTKALLKAFSTCGSHLFVVSLYYGTFASVYFLSSSWDSKDIIASVMYMVVTPMLNPFIYSLRNRDIKQALEMFVNRVNLFKWKSLNPLIAEKSTVRYMS; from the coding sequence ATGAGGAGGGACAACCAGAGCAGCGTGTCCGAGTtcctcctcctggggctgcccatcaggccagggcagcagggtgTGTTCTTCACCCTGTTCCTGGGCATGTACCTGACCACGGTGCTGGGCAACCTGCTCATCATCTTGCTCATCAGGATGGATGCTCGTCTACAcacgcccatgtacttcttcctcagccACTTGGccttctctgacatttctctgtcATCTGTCACTGTCCCTAAGATGCTCATGAACATGCAGACTCAGCAACAATCCATCCCCTATGTGGGATGCATTTctcaattgtattttttcatactttttggTAGTCTTGACAATTTCCTTCTGGCTGTGATGGCATATGACAGGTACGTGGCCATCTGTCACCCTCTGCACTACACCACCATCATGAGGGAGGGCCTGTGTGTGCTGTTGGTGGCTGCCTCCTGGATCATCTCCTGTAGCGTTGCCCTGTTGCACACGCTCCTCTTGGTCCAACTGTCCTTCTGTGCTGACAGTGTTGTCACCCACTTCTTCTGTGACCTCATTGTGCTCCTGAAGCTCAGCTGCTCAGACACCTCCCTCAATGAGCTGGTCATCTTTGCTGAGGAAGGAAtgctttctttcctgcctttggCTATTATTTTGGGCTCATATATCTGTATAGGGACCATCATCCTGAGGGTTCCCTCCACTAAGGCACTCTTGAAAGCCTTTTCTACCTGTGGCTCCCATctctttgtggtgtctttataCTACGGGACATTTGCTAGTGTTTACTTTTTGTCCTCATCATGGGATTCCAAAGACATCATTGCTTCAGTCATGTATATGGTTGTTacccccatgctgaaccccttcatctacagcctgaggaacagaGATATAAAGCAGGCCTTAGAAATGTTTGTCAACAGGGTTAACTTATTTAAGTGGAAATCACTAAATCCGCTTATTGCAGAGAAGAGCACAGTGAGGTACATGTCCTAA